A genomic stretch from Pseudomonas alkylphenolica includes:
- a CDS encoding heavy metal response regulator transcription factor, which translates to MRILVIEDEVKTAEYVRQGLTESGYVVDFVHNGPDGLFLAKQHEYELIILDINLPEMDGWQVLELLRRKNCPSRIMMLTARSRLADKVRGLENGADDYLVKPFEFPELLARVRALMRRADHPASVEIIQVADLELDQSRHRAFRDGQRIDLTTKEFALLHYLMRNSGVVLSRTQIISQVWDMNFDCDTNVVEVSIRRLRAKIDDPFETKLIHTLRGVGYVLDKR; encoded by the coding sequence ATGCGAATTCTGGTAATTGAGGACGAGGTAAAAACAGCGGAGTACGTGCGACAAGGGCTTACGGAAAGTGGTTATGTTGTAGATTTCGTGCACAACGGCCCTGATGGCCTCTTCCTAGCCAAGCAGCATGAATACGAACTTATCATCCTCGATATTAACTTGCCAGAGATGGATGGTTGGCAAGTGCTCGAGCTGCTACGGCGAAAAAACTGCCCTTCGCGCATTATGATGCTGACCGCAAGAAGTCGCCTTGCAGATAAAGTCAGAGGATTGGAAAATGGTGCGGATGACTACTTGGTCAAGCCGTTTGAGTTTCCGGAGCTCTTAGCCCGCGTACGAGCCTTGATGCGTAGAGCGGATCATCCTGCCTCGGTTGAGATCATTCAAGTAGCAGATCTGGAGCTGGACCAGAGCCGCCATAGAGCCTTCCGAGACGGCCAACGTATTGATTTAACTACGAAAGAGTTTGCTCTGCTGCATTACCTGATGCGCAACTCCGGCGTGGTCTTAAGTCGCACACAAATAATCTCGCAGGTATGGGACATGAACTTCGACTGCGACACGAATGTAGTGGAGGTCTCAATTCGCAGACTCCGAGCCAAAATAGATGACCCCTTTGAAACCAAGCTCATCCATACACTGAGAGGTGTAGGATACGTGCTAGATAAACGTTGA
- a CDS encoding ATP-binding protein has translation MTRQQEMMAFKSFYTIKLGGLGIGLIMVKQIMERFGGEVSLSSQEQAGTSVCLCFKVAS, from the coding sequence ATGACCCGCCAGCAAGAGATGATGGCGTTCAAATCCTTCTACACCATCAAACTGGGTGGGTTGGGTATCGGTTTGATCATGGTCAAGCAGATCATGGAGCGCTTTGGCGGGGAAGTCAGTCTCAGTAGCCAAGAGCAGGCGGGGACCAGTGTTTGTCTCTGTTTCAAAGTCGCGAGCTGA
- a CDS encoding MerR family transcriptional regulator, which translates to MTVPNYTVGQLAKATDTKAVTIRYYEQQGLLPSATRTPAGYRLYTEIERDRLLFIRRSRGLGFSLDDVRELLGLADRKEHSCAAVDAKVELQLAQVRERIRDLQGLESELTRLIACCQGGVIEECRIIESLSNRSAVRPESTGTASQ; encoded by the coding sequence ATGACTGTACCGAACTACACCGTAGGTCAGTTGGCCAAGGCCACAGACACCAAGGCAGTGACTATCCGCTACTACGAACAGCAGGGGTTGCTGCCTTCAGCCACCAGAACACCTGCAGGCTACCGCCTCTACACGGAGATCGAGCGCGATCGTCTGCTGTTTATTCGACGCAGCCGGGGGCTGGGTTTCAGCCTTGACGATGTGCGCGAACTGCTCGGCCTGGCTGATCGGAAGGAACACTCCTGCGCAGCAGTCGATGCCAAAGTCGAGCTACAGCTTGCTCAAGTACGAGAGCGCATCCGAGATCTACAAGGCCTGGAAAGTGAGCTGACACGGTTGATCGCGTGTTGCCAAGGTGGCGTGATTGAAGAGTGCCGGATTATCGAGTCCCTATCGAATCGATCTGCTGTACGTCCAGAGTCGACTGGCACGGCTTCACAGTAA
- a CDS encoding cation transporter, with protein MDSCCENKAGELAQLRARQSRILYIVLAINAVMFVVEFAAGLIASSTALLGDSLDMFGDASVYAVTLFVLHRSVRARAGAALFKGGFMLLFGLVVVADAARKLIMQEVPEADWMGVVGFIALAANGICFYLLFSHRSDDLNMRSTWLCSRNDLIANTSVIIAAGLVALTGSLWPDIAVGLAIAALFLHSAGQVLREAWHEWKLNPQPEVVAEPAECCAVESTKPAASCCAPVSNAVSTREGSKPMLVSLCEPGQSPAEPTEVKSCCGPKHSN; from the coding sequence ATGGACAGCTGCTGCGAAAACAAAGCCGGCGAACTAGCGCAGTTGCGCGCCCGACAAAGCCGCATTCTCTACATCGTTCTGGCCATCAATGCGGTGATGTTCGTGGTGGAGTTTGCCGCCGGTTTGATTGCGAGCTCTACCGCATTGCTGGGCGACTCGCTGGACATGTTTGGGGACGCCTCGGTTTACGCGGTGACGCTGTTTGTACTGCACCGAAGCGTCCGAGCGCGCGCCGGGGCGGCCTTGTTCAAAGGCGGCTTTATGCTGCTCTTCGGGCTTGTGGTGGTCGCCGACGCTGCTCGCAAGTTGATCATGCAAGAAGTGCCTGAAGCGGATTGGATGGGGGTGGTCGGGTTTATCGCATTGGCTGCCAATGGCATCTGCTTCTATCTGCTGTTTAGCCACCGCAGTGATGACTTGAACATGCGCTCGACCTGGCTGTGTTCACGTAACGACCTGATTGCCAATACCAGTGTGATTATCGCGGCTGGTTTGGTGGCTCTAACTGGCAGCCTGTGGCCTGATATCGCGGTGGGTCTGGCGATTGCTGCACTGTTCCTGCATTCCGCTGGACAGGTCCTTCGCGAAGCCTGGCATGAGTGGAAGCTCAATCCGCAGCCGGAGGTGGTCGCTGAACCTGCTGAATGTTGCGCAGTGGAGTCTACTAAACCTGCTGCTTCCTGCTGCGCCCCGGTATCCAATGCGGTCTCAACGCGCGAAGGGTCAAAGCCTATGCTGGTAAGCCTCTGTGAGCCCGGACAATCCCCGGCAGAGCCGACTGAGGTCAAGTCGTGCTGTGGGCCCAAACACTCCAACTAA
- a CDS encoding copper chaperone PCu(A)C has protein sequence MQRIGRQLAAALLLLTANAAMAQVQVQNAQLRLLPGDLPAAGYFTLTNTGAEPVALNGAQSDMFGQVMIHRSIQENGMARMQHIDQVQVPASGTLAFAPGGYHLMLMQRQKPLALGDQIAITLQFADGQTLPVTFTAVPPGAN, from the coding sequence ATGCAACGGATCGGACGACAGCTGGCTGCTGCGCTATTGCTGCTAACAGCAAATGCTGCAATGGCCCAAGTGCAAGTACAGAACGCGCAGCTTCGGCTGCTACCCGGTGACTTACCGGCCGCAGGTTACTTTACGTTGACGAACACCGGTGCTGAGCCGGTTGCGCTGAATGGTGCGCAAAGCGACATGTTCGGCCAAGTCATGATTCATCGAAGTATCCAGGAAAATGGCATGGCTAGAATGCAGCATATTGATCAGGTACAGGTACCTGCGTCAGGCACCTTGGCCTTTGCTCCCGGTGGTTATCACTTGATGCTGATGCAGCGCCAGAAGCCGCTGGCCCTCGGTGATCAGATTGCGATAACGCTTCAATTTGCTGATGGTCAGACGCTCCCGGTGACCTTTACTGCAGTGCCTCCAGGCGCTAACTGA
- a CDS encoding disulfide bond formation protein B, whose product MNHGVTPSSWMLLLLAWLLALASTLAVLFVGEVMGQEPCVLCWFQRAFMFPLAIILAIACYRSDFAVWRYALPLAIGGGLVALGHSLLYAGLLPQPIVPCTATGPSCTDAGMTLFGVVPLPLLALAAFMSISVLLLIIRRSSTT is encoded by the coding sequence ATGAACCACGGCGTTACCCCCAGCTCTTGGATGTTGTTACTGCTGGCCTGGCTGCTCGCGCTAGCTTCCACACTAGCGGTGCTATTTGTTGGAGAGGTGATGGGCCAGGAGCCTTGTGTGCTGTGCTGGTTCCAGCGAGCCTTTATGTTCCCGCTTGCGATCATTTTGGCTATTGCTTGCTATCGCTCAGATTTTGCGGTCTGGCGCTATGCGTTACCACTCGCGATCGGTGGTGGGTTGGTTGCGCTGGGGCACAGCCTGCTCTATGCAGGCCTGCTTCCGCAGCCAATTGTGCCCTGTACTGCGACCGGTCCATCCTGCACTGACGCTGGCATGACGCTGTTTGGCGTTGTTCCGCTGCCTCTGTTAGCACTAGCTGCCTTTATGTCCATTTCTGTCCTGCTGCTTATCATCCGTCGGAGCTCTACCACATGA
- a CDS encoding DsbA family protein: MNRRTLVLTISILVLAAFGAAVMLYQPTPTPPAQTSTMPPAEPPVRATANLVRFHSPAFGKANAPVTIVEFFDPSCEACRAFYPYVKKILAEHPDDVRLVLRYTLLHQGSEEVARLLEASRKQNLYQQVLEAVLEAQPGWHDDPQVAKAWEAAQEVGLDLDKARSDMRSAGVDAALKVDMQDVKALAVQGTPTFFVNGQSLNEFSPQALRQLVRDEVAKTKE; the protein is encoded by the coding sequence ATGAATCGTCGTACCCTGGTCCTGACCATCAGCATTCTGGTGCTGGCTGCCTTTGGTGCGGCTGTCATGTTGTATCAACCAACACCGACCCCACCAGCTCAAACTTCAACGATGCCCCCTGCCGAACCGCCTGTCAGGGCTACGGCCAATCTGGTGCGCTTCCATTCACCTGCGTTCGGTAAGGCAAACGCCCCGGTCACCATTGTCGAATTCTTTGATCCTTCTTGTGAGGCGTGCCGGGCTTTCTATCCCTACGTCAAAAAGATTCTCGCGGAGCATCCTGACGATGTTCGTCTGGTCTTGCGCTATACGCTTTTACACCAAGGTTCAGAAGAGGTTGCCCGTCTGCTCGAGGCATCGCGAAAGCAGAATCTCTACCAGCAAGTGCTGGAGGCGGTTTTGGAGGCCCAACCAGGTTGGCATGATGATCCTCAAGTAGCCAAGGCGTGGGAGGCTGCGCAAGAGGTCGGTCTCGATCTGGATAAAGCCCGTTCAGACATGCGGTCTGCGGGGGTTGATGCGGCGCTTAAAGTCGACATGCAGGATGTTAAAGCCTTAGCCGTACAGGGCACTCCGACGTTCTTCGTAAATGGTCAAAGCCTGAACGAGTTCAGCCCGCAGGCACTGCGTCAATTGGTCCGTGATGAGGTCGCCAAAACCAAGGAGTAA
- a CDS encoding methyltransferase family protein, translating to MHWFENRVPPPLVAAICALLMWLSAAQWPAVEAPLSWRLVGSLVLSVIGAGVCLAGVICFHQAKTTVNPLKPASASALVTSGIYRVTRNPMYLGFALALAAWAVFLASPFALLGVAAFVLYINRFQILPEERALRRLFGDDLDKYCARVRRWI from the coding sequence ATGCACTGGTTCGAGAACCGTGTCCCGCCCCCCTTGGTGGCGGCGATTTGCGCGTTGTTGATGTGGCTCAGTGCAGCGCAATGGCCGGCCGTAGAGGCGCCTCTGAGTTGGCGCCTTGTCGGCTCCCTTGTGCTATCAGTGATTGGCGCCGGTGTTTGTTTGGCAGGCGTAATTTGCTTCCATCAGGCCAAAACAACGGTCAATCCGTTGAAACCAGCATCGGCTTCAGCCCTGGTTACTTCAGGTATCTATCGCGTGACTCGAAACCCCATGTACCTGGGCTTTGCATTGGCCTTGGCGGCGTGGGCGGTGTTTCTTGCTTCACCCTTCGCTTTGCTGGGAGTTGCGGCGTTCGTCCTGTACATCAATCGTTTTCAGATCCTGCCGGAAGAACGTGCCTTGCGTCGGTTGTTTGGTGACGATCTGGATAAGTATTGCGCTCGTGTTCGCCGCTGGATTTGA
- the chrA gene encoding chromate efflux transporter translates to MRPAPVSLAQALWFWLKLGFISFGGPAGQISIMHQELVERRRWISERRFLHALNYCMLLPGPEAQQLATYIGWLMHRTWGGVIAGGLFVLPSLFILIVLSWVYIAFGDVPIVAGLFYGIKPAVTAIVVHAAHRIGSRALKNGWLWAISAASFVAIFALNVPFPVIVLVAALLGYLGGRLAPEKFRTGGHGTAKKSYGTALIDDDTPTPAHARFRWSRLMLLILVGVLLWLLPMGLLTAMFGWNGTFTQMSWFFTKAALLTFGGAYAVLPYVYQGAVGHYGWLTPTQMIDGLALGETTPGPLIMVVAFVGFVGAYVQQVFGPEQTFLAGAVAASLVTWFTFLPSFLFILVGGPLVESTHNELKYTAPLIGITAAVVGVILNLAMFFGYHVLWPNGFGAGLDWPSLVIAIAAAIALFHFKRGVIQVLLSCGIVGLLVYVVRNGHWGAFFQLWS, encoded by the coding sequence ATGCGACCAGCGCCTGTTAGCTTGGCACAAGCACTGTGGTTCTGGCTGAAGCTCGGCTTTATCAGCTTCGGCGGGCCTGCGGGTCAGATCTCGATCATGCACCAGGAGCTGGTAGAACGTCGGCGTTGGATATCAGAACGGCGTTTTCTCCATGCATTGAATTACTGCATGCTGCTTCCTGGGCCAGAGGCACAGCAGTTGGCGACCTATATCGGCTGGCTGATGCATCGCACTTGGGGTGGGGTGATTGCGGGTGGGCTGTTTGTGCTCCCTTCGCTGTTCATTCTAATTGTGCTGTCATGGGTCTATATTGCCTTCGGTGACGTTCCCATCGTGGCTGGACTGTTCTATGGCATCAAGCCTGCAGTCACCGCCATCGTGGTCCATGCCGCTCATAGAATCGGTTCAAGAGCACTCAAAAACGGATGGCTGTGGGCCATTTCTGCCGCTTCGTTCGTCGCGATTTTCGCCTTGAATGTTCCTTTCCCCGTCATTGTCCTGGTCGCGGCACTGCTGGGTTATCTGGGCGGCCGCCTTGCCCCAGAAAAATTTCGCACCGGTGGCCACGGTACCGCGAAGAAATCCTATGGCACGGCTCTGATCGATGATGACACCCCAACGCCTGCACACGCCCGGTTTCGCTGGTCTCGGCTAATGCTGCTGATTCTGGTAGGCGTCCTGCTGTGGTTGTTACCCATGGGCCTCCTGACCGCGATGTTTGGCTGGAACGGGACGTTCACCCAAATGAGCTGGTTCTTTACCAAGGCAGCGTTACTGACGTTCGGTGGTGCGTATGCGGTGCTGCCCTATGTCTATCAAGGCGCTGTGGGACACTACGGCTGGCTGACCCCGACCCAAATGATCGATGGCCTGGCCTTAGGTGAAACCACACCTGGTCCGTTGATCATGGTCGTGGCGTTCGTTGGCTTCGTCGGCGCTTATGTCCAGCAGGTTTTTGGTCCTGAGCAGACGTTCCTAGCCGGTGCCGTAGCGGCGAGCTTGGTGACCTGGTTCACTTTTCTGCCTTCCTTCCTGTTCATTCTGGTCGGTGGGCCCTTGGTCGAGTCGACCCATAACGAACTGAAATACACTGCGCCACTCATCGGCATCACAGCTGCCGTGGTCGGAGTGATCCTGAACCTGGCGATGTTTTTCGGTTACCACGTACTCTGGCCCAATGGATTTGGAGCAGGTCTGGACTGGCCGTCGCTGGTGATTGCGATAGCCGCTGCCATTGCACTGTTTCACTTCAAGCGCGGTGTCATTCAGGTACTACTCAGCTGCGGTATAGTCGGTTTGCTGGTGTACGTGGTGCGCAATGGACATTGGGGAGCATTCTTTCAACTGTGGTCCTGA
- a CDS encoding YHYH domain-containing protein, whose product MKVVSLVIAAVLSFSSVAAFAHSGGTDSKGCHTNHKTGSYHCH is encoded by the coding sequence ATGAAAGTTGTTTCTCTCGTTATTGCTGCTGTCCTTTCGTTCTCTTCGGTTGCTGCGTTTGCGCACAGTGGTGGTACCGATTCCAAGGGTTGCCACACCAACCACAAAACTGGCAGCTACCACTGTCACTAA
- a CDS encoding TraX family protein produces MSAYELTAPVIKNRNAGQDLIKWLAMVTMVIDHLRLVWPEMGDLFIVGRLAFPLFCVAIAANVARTGPGELLTAANGRYLILMILFAIISEVPYRYISTSGLFNVLVTLTLGLLVTWGIHHRTWLAGALAITAGALAYLLNDTLMYGFYGVLVPATVLIAIKRPGILWLLPALLCVLINTRSSIVARALDLNTPSILALGTACAAPLLGLWLLRQSLHFNVQPVRQWGYWFYPGHLVALLALRLCL; encoded by the coding sequence ATGAGCGCGTATGAGCTAACCGCACCGGTCATCAAGAATCGCAATGCCGGCCAGGACCTGATCAAGTGGTTAGCCATGGTCACAATGGTCATCGATCACCTGCGCTTGGTGTGGCCCGAAATGGGCGACCTGTTTATCGTTGGACGGCTCGCCTTTCCGCTGTTTTGCGTAGCGATTGCCGCCAATGTGGCGCGTACGGGCCCCGGCGAGCTACTGACAGCCGCCAATGGTCGATACCTCATCTTGATGATCCTGTTCGCGATCATTTCCGAGGTTCCCTATCGCTACATCAGCACTTCTGGACTATTCAATGTCTTGGTGACTCTGACACTGGGGCTGCTGGTCACGTGGGGGATTCATCATCGCACGTGGTTGGCTGGGGCCCTGGCAATCACCGCAGGGGCGCTTGCCTATCTGCTCAACGATACGCTGATGTACGGGTTCTATGGCGTCCTTGTACCAGCGACAGTGCTTATTGCGATCAAACGGCCAGGCATACTGTGGTTACTGCCTGCACTCCTGTGCGTATTGATCAATACTCGCAGCAGCATCGTCGCCCGGGCTCTGGATCTAAACACTCCGTCGATCCTAGCCTTGGGCACTGCCTGCGCCGCTCCGCTTCTAGGCTTGTGGCTCCTGCGCCAGAGTCTGCATTTCAATGTACAACCGGTACGCCAGTGGGGGTATTGGTTCTATCCAGGCCACTTGGTCGCATTGCTAGCTCTCCGCTTGTGTCTGTGA
- a CDS encoding YqaA family protein, whose protein sequence is MFELTSYIGLFLAALGAATLLPMQSEAVLAGMLVSEKYLPLTLLLVATTGNVLGSLFNWVLGRSIEHFRHKRWFPVSESKLEKAQQSYQRYGHWSLLLSWAPIIGDPLTLVAGIMREPLWRFLLIVTLAKGGRYLLLTVLVLGGS, encoded by the coding sequence GTGTTCGAACTGACCAGCTACATCGGCCTATTTCTGGCGGCACTCGGTGCCGCCACCTTGCTGCCCATGCAGTCAGAGGCAGTACTCGCCGGCATGCTGGTTTCCGAGAAATATTTGCCCCTTACTCTGCTACTGGTGGCCACAACCGGTAACGTTTTGGGCTCGTTGTTTAACTGGGTGCTCGGGCGCAGCATCGAGCACTTCCGGCACAAACGTTGGTTTCCGGTTAGTGAGAGCAAGCTCGAAAAAGCCCAGCAGTCCTATCAACGCTACGGCCACTGGTCCTTGCTACTCAGCTGGGCCCCCATCATTGGCGATCCACTTACCTTGGTCGCGGGCATTATGCGTGAGCCCTTGTGGCGCTTCCTTTTGATCGTCACCCTGGCCAAGGGAGGACGTTATCTACTGCTCACAGTGCTCGTCCTGGGAGGCTCGTGA
- a CDS encoding nickel/cobalt efflux protein RcnA, which yields MPNFAELLQQGGAHAWLYFPSAILLGALHGLEPGHSKTMMAAFIVAIRGSVKQAILLGLAATISHTLVVWLVAIGGMYLGKGLDAQTTEPYFQLASSALIIVIALWMLWRTWRGEQMFKFEQGDDHHHSDHDHGHHDETHRIDTGHGRIELSIFEDGMPPHWRMKVLSGHAWPAAQVLLTTTRSDGKIQQFAFVEREGYLQSTVDIPEPHEFSARLSLGHAGHSHDYDLDYREHDHGHIHSEREGLELSVDGYQDAHERAHANDIRKRFTNREVTTGQIIMFGLTGGLIPCPAAITVLLLCLQVKEVALGAILVLCFSIGLALTLVAVGSAAAIGARQASNRWPWLGTVARRAPYLSSVLIIGVGLYVGFHGWIGLNS from the coding sequence ATGCCGAACTTCGCAGAATTGCTACAGCAGGGTGGAGCCCACGCCTGGCTGTATTTTCCCAGTGCAATCTTGCTGGGTGCTCTCCACGGGCTTGAGCCTGGCCATTCCAAAACCATGATGGCTGCATTCATCGTTGCGATTCGTGGCTCTGTGAAGCAGGCAATCCTGTTGGGCCTTGCCGCCACGATTTCCCACACGCTGGTGGTCTGGCTGGTCGCAATCGGTGGCATGTACCTGGGTAAGGGGCTGGATGCTCAGACTACAGAGCCTTACTTCCAGCTCGCATCTTCTGCCCTGATCATTGTGATTGCCCTGTGGATGCTTTGGCGGACGTGGCGTGGCGAGCAGATGTTCAAGTTCGAGCAAGGCGATGATCACCATCATAGTGATCATGACCACGGGCATCATGATGAGACTCACCGTATTGATACCGGCCATGGCCGGATCGAGCTTTCAATCTTCGAAGACGGTATGCCCCCGCACTGGCGGATGAAAGTGCTGAGTGGCCATGCCTGGCCGGCTGCTCAAGTTCTATTGACCACCACCAGGTCCGACGGGAAGATCCAGCAATTCGCCTTTGTCGAGCGGGAAGGGTATCTCCAATCCACGGTTGATATTCCTGAACCCCATGAATTCAGCGCTCGGCTCAGTCTCGGGCATGCTGGCCATTCGCATGACTATGATCTCGATTACCGCGAGCACGATCATGGCCACATCCATTCCGAGCGGGAGGGCTTGGAGCTGTCCGTCGATGGCTACCAGGACGCGCATGAGCGTGCTCATGCCAACGACATCCGTAAGCGCTTTACCAATCGGGAAGTGACAACTGGGCAGATCATCATGTTTGGCCTGACCGGTGGCCTTATTCCATGCCCTGCAGCCATCACGGTATTGCTGCTCTGCCTCCAGGTTAAAGAAGTCGCACTTGGCGCCATATTGGTTCTGTGCTTCAGCATTGGCTTGGCGCTTACTCTAGTGGCAGTAGGGAGCGCAGCAGCGATTGGTGCAAGACAAGCGTCCAATCGCTGGCCATGGCTGGGTACCGTGGCGCGGCGTGCACCCTACCTCTCCAGCGTCCTGATTATCGGTGTCGGCCTCTATGTAGGCTTCCATGGCTGGATCGGACTGAACAGCTGA
- a CDS encoding metal-sensing transcriptional repressor, with amino-acid sequence MTENVHLDVHDHPHGHTHIHQSHEAIIKRLKRADGHLRSIIAMIEEGRECVDIAQQLHAVEKAVCQAKRTLIQDHIDHCLEDTVVALSNGDRSSLEEFKQITKYL; translated from the coding sequence ATGACTGAGAATGTGCACCTCGATGTCCATGACCACCCACATGGTCATACACATATCCATCAAAGCCACGAAGCGATCATCAAGCGCCTCAAGCGTGCGGACGGCCACTTGCGAAGCATCATTGCAATGATCGAGGAGGGCCGTGAGTGCGTCGACATCGCACAGCAGCTGCATGCGGTTGAAAAAGCGGTTTGCCAAGCCAAGCGGACGCTCATTCAGGATCACATCGACCACTGCCTGGAAGACACCGTCGTGGCATTGAGTAACGGGGATCGCTCATCGCTTGAAGAATTCAAGCAAATCACCAAGTACCTTTAG
- a CDS encoding HupE/UreJ family protein: MHLYPTSGGDVFAMRPHRPLLLLFLLVASLCLGMPEALAHAVAEGDKGFIQESSGVMLLPFIYMGAKHMMTGYDHLLFLFGVIFFLYRMKDVGLYVTLFAAGHSVTLLLGVLTEISISSYVIDAIIGFSVVYKALDNLGAFQRWFDFQPNTKVATLVFGLLHGFGLATKIQEYEISSDGLIPNLIAFNVGVEIGQLLALGSILILIGYWRRTASFWRHAYIANVAMMSAGFLLMGYQLTGLLVSS, translated from the coding sequence ATGCACTTGTACCCAACAAGTGGCGGGGATGTGTTCGCTATGCGCCCACATCGACCGCTATTGCTGCTCTTTTTACTTGTCGCATCGCTTTGTTTAGGCATGCCCGAGGCGTTGGCTCATGCCGTCGCCGAGGGGGATAAAGGCTTTATTCAGGAAAGCTCGGGCGTGATGCTCTTGCCGTTCATCTACATGGGCGCCAAGCACATGATGACGGGGTACGACCACCTGTTGTTTCTGTTCGGGGTGATCTTCTTCCTGTACCGAATGAAGGATGTCGGGCTCTACGTAACGCTGTTTGCCGCCGGGCATTCGGTCACCCTGTTACTAGGCGTGCTCACGGAAATCAGCATCAGCTCGTATGTCATCGACGCCATCATCGGTTTCTCCGTGGTGTACAAGGCGCTCGACAACCTGGGCGCGTTTCAACGCTGGTTTGACTTCCAGCCGAACACCAAGGTAGCCACGCTGGTGTTTGGCCTGCTGCATGGTTTCGGCCTGGCGACTAAGATCCAAGAGTACGAGATCTCTTCAGATGGCCTAATTCCCAATCTGATTGCCTTCAACGTTGGCGTTGAAATCGGTCAGCTGTTGGCGCTTGGCAGCATTCTCATCCTGATCGGCTATTGGCGGCGGACAGCCAGCTTCTGGCGCCATGCCTACATCGCCAATGTCGCCATGATGAGTGCCGGCTTCCTACTTATGGGTTACCAGTTAACCGGCCTGCTTGTTTCCTCGTAA
- a CDS encoding Fic family protein — protein MVVDTMRLDAALRINVPPPLRLPLIEHLHKVNSYYSNKIEGNSALPADVLSTHEMPTDVKVASELEEIKCHIEAQKRLADDPIADSLICTRDAVARMHRELYKGIPDVLLDMKVNDDGESIRMVPGQFRDRGVRVGKHIPPTAEKLMSYMNWFETAYRLDRHHGISPILAAAAAHHRLMWIHPFVDGNGRTGRLFTDQYLKASGLGGSDLWSMSRGFGRNAEAYYAALNAADHVRKGDLDGRGELSDAGLLKFTRYFVETALDQVNYFSSILEPRMLNQRIDNYFQQRHQEAFYTIKGEVLPEFSIKACEIYKDLLCHGDQSNVAIQIKMGLSESTTRTLLSQMADEGLIKWEGLKSVSLSLSPYSIEFLFPSLW, from the coding sequence ATGGTCGTTGATACCATGCGGCTCGACGCAGCACTTCGCATCAACGTCCCCCCACCGCTACGGCTCCCTCTGATAGAGCATCTTCATAAGGTAAACTCGTATTACAGCAACAAAATTGAGGGTAACTCCGCTCTACCGGCAGACGTGTTAAGCACCCATGAAATGCCAACCGACGTCAAAGTCGCAAGTGAGTTGGAGGAGATTAAATGCCACATTGAAGCGCAGAAACGCCTGGCGGATGACCCAATCGCAGATTCGCTAATCTGTACCAGGGACGCAGTCGCACGTATGCACCGGGAGCTCTACAAAGGCATACCCGACGTGCTACTGGACATGAAAGTCAACGACGATGGTGAGAGCATCCGTATGGTCCCGGGGCAGTTCAGGGATCGGGGTGTTAGGGTCGGCAAGCACATCCCGCCAACTGCCGAGAAACTTATGTCCTACATGAATTGGTTCGAAACCGCCTACCGGTTGGACCGGCACCACGGCATCTCACCAATTCTGGCTGCTGCAGCTGCGCATCACCGACTGATGTGGATTCACCCATTCGTGGATGGTAATGGCCGCACGGGTCGCCTATTCACCGACCAGTATCTCAAGGCCAGTGGTCTGGGTGGTTCAGACCTGTGGTCAATGTCCCGAGGCTTCGGCCGCAACGCCGAGGCGTACTATGCAGCGCTGAATGCTGCTGACCATGTTCGCAAAGGCGATCTCGACGGACGTGGCGAGCTCTCCGATGCAGGGTTGCTGAAATTCACTCGCTACTTCGTCGAGACCGCTCTCGATCAGGTGAATTATTTCAGCTCCATACTAGAACCCCGGATGCTGAATCAGCGGATCGACAACTACTTCCAACAGCGGCATCAGGAAGCTTTCTACACCATAAAAGGTGAGGTGTTGCCGGAGTTCAGCATCAAGGCTTGCGAAATCTACAAGGATTTGCTGTGCCACGGTGATCAGTCGAACGTCGCTATCCAAATCAAAATGGGCTTAAGCGAAAGTACAACCCGAACCCTTCTTTCGCAGATGGCCGACGAGGGGTTGATCAAATGGGAGGGACTCAAGTCGGTTTCTCTAAGCCTGTCCCCTTACTCTATCGAGTTCCTGTTCCCGTCCCTCTGGTAA